In Fusarium oxysporum Fo47 chromosome IX, complete sequence, the following proteins share a genomic window:
- a CDS encoding ESCRT-III subunit protein DID4 — protein MNILEWAFGKRMTPAERLRKNQRMLDKAIRELDQMRVKLEKQEKTLIQQIKTSAKNGQMGACKIQAKDLVRTRRYVEKFYSMRSQLQKISLRLQTYRTNEQMMQAMKGATMALGSMNKSMNLPQLQRIAMEFERENDIMDQRQEMMDDAIDDAMDVGIEEEGDEVVEQVLEEIGVDFNQALGETPTALGTAAVPEGKIAQAVGGGGGGGGGGDPVDDDLQARLDSLRK, from the exons ATGAAT ATCCTCGAATGGGCATTCGGAAAGCGCATGACGCCCGCGGAGCGTCTACGCAAGAACCAGCGCATGCTAGATAAGGCCATCCGTGAACTTGATCAGATGCGCGTCAAGCtggagaagcaagagaagaccCTTATTCAACAAATCAAAACGAGCGCCAAGAATGGACAGATGGGAGCTTGCAAGATTCAGGCCAAGGATTTGGTCCGCACGAGACGATACGTCGAAAAGTTTTACAGCATGCGCAGTCAATTACAAAAGATTTCGCTTCGCCTTCAG ACATACAGAACGAACGAACAAATGATGCAGGCTATGAAGGGCGCTACCATGGCATTGGGAAGCATGAATAAATCGATGAATCTTCCCCAGCTTCAACGAATCGCCATGGAGTTTGAACGCGAAAACGATATCATGGACCAACGACAAGAGATGATGGACGATGCCATTGATGATGCTATGGATGTgggaattgaagaagaaggcgatgaggTGGTAGAACAAGTCTTGGAAGAGATTGGTGTGGACTTTAACCAGGCA CTCGGTGAAACACCTACCGCTCTGGGAACTGCGGCGGTACCTGAGGGTAAGATCGCTCAGGCGGTTGGTGGcggaggcggcggcggcggcggtggtgaCCCTGTTGACGACGACCTGCAAGCAAGACTGGATAGTTTGCGAAAATAG
- a CDS encoding yeats family-domain-containing protein, translating to MLVERKIKVVTEQHVIDKPSPVEAFPMREWSLKVFLLDEDGNERPADVFTKVVYNLHPTFDNPVQSFQKAPFTCKNEGWGEFEISIDCYTTEKTKLAPIIHDLNFQQDRYEQTHTVVFKNPSQNLQERLRETGPLPTDDDHRPKKKGIATKKSSQKYDYEKIAESLEKLEEEDLLRVIQIINENKGPDTYIRSDVEAGEFSIDLYTMPDGLTSKLWDHLSKKGLVG from the exons ATGTTGGTCGAG CGAAAAATCAAAGTTGTCACCGAGCAACATGTCAT CGACAAGCCATCACCCGTAGAGGCGTTCCCTATGCGAGAATGGAGCTTGAAGGTCTTCTTGCtagatgaagatggcaacGAGCGCCCCGCAGACGTCTTCACCAAGGTCGTCTATAACCTACACCCTACCTTTGATAATCCCGTTCAGA GCTTCCAGAAAGCACCCTTCACGTGTAAGAACGAGGGCTGGGGCGAGTTCGAGATTAGCATCGACTGTTACACCACGGAGAAGACCAAGCTAGCGCCCATCATTCATGATCTCAACTTTCAACAGGACCGATATGAGCAGACGCATACTGTGGTCTTCAAAAACCCTTCACAGAACTTACAGGAGCGCTTGCGTGAAACTGGTCCTCTTCCCACCGATGACGACCACAgacccaagaagaagggaattGCGACCAAGAAGAGCTCCCAGAAGTACGACTATGAGAAGATTGCAGAGTCCCTagagaagctcgaggaggaggatctGCTGCGCGTGATTCAGATTATCAACGAAAACAAGGGACCAGACACGTACATTAGAAGTGATGTCGAAG CCGGAGAGTTCTCGATTGATCTCTACACTATGCCGGATGGCTTGACGTCGAAGCTTTGGGATCACCTT TCCAAGAAGGGCCTTGTCGGTTAG
- a CDS encoding phosphatase 2C-like domain-containing protein, with protein MFGGSSNNSAGNKSESDSKSDKSPSPEPGPGPSAPAPIKTTDQAASGEKRSGNGSPPTRQDTGGSTDKKRRSSSVSSRASSLLASAKNSLNFSQSSRSGGSEVSSQTPLQKLGKQDPALAVPQGQHNNSAGESMPGPKSTFRVGVWEDRNKKCRRTMEDTHAFLYNFVQTPALNDVSLKDKPEGEDRESVSSDMVESDNGYFAIFDGHAGTFAADWCGKKLHLILEDIIRKNPNALIPEVLDQAFTAADAQLEKLPLKNSGCTAAVAVLRWEDRASNDRSAIKSARPEEPVEMDKAKDGASNDEATKATNSKGKGSGRQRVLYTANVGDARIILCRGGKALRLSYDHKGSDEVEGKRIAAAGGLILNNRVNGVLAVTRALGDAYMKKLVTGHPYTTETVIQADSDEFIIIACDGIWDVCSDQEAVDLVRNVEDPISASKQLVDYALNRFSTDNLSCMVVRLDQNKEAAVEVEGAASQVSEADKIVSETKQKIADGSTPAVGVSATSNAPQSEPPIAVQEGNFVPTSLDEVVTEEPPHVADPKSDEVPILNKAAVEEARKDKPAADKPAEEKPAGQA; from the exons ATGTTTGGCGGCAGTTCCAACAACTCAGCGGGCAACAAATCCGAGAGCGATTCAAAATCCGATAAATCCCCTTCTCCCGAACCTGGCCCAGGCCCCAGCGCTCCGGCTCCAATTAAGACAACTGATCAGGCTGCAAGCGGTGAAAAGCGCAGTGGAAATGGCAGCCCTCCCACTCGACAGGATACCGGTGGATCGACCGACAAGAAACGCAGAAGTAGCAGCGTCAGTAGTCGGGCTAGCAGTCTTCTTGCGTCCGCCAAAAACTCGCTCAACTTCTCCCAGAGCAGTCGCAGTGGGGGCTCTGAAGTGAGCTCCCAGACACCTCTCCAGAAGCTTGGCAAACAGGATCCCGCTCTTGCAGTACCCCAGGGTCAACATAATAACTCTGCTGGAGAATCCATGCCGGGTCCCAAGTCTACGTTTCGCGTTGGTGTTTGGGAAGATAGGAACAAGAAATGCCGTCGCACTATGGAAGACACTCATGCCTTTCTCTATAATTTTGTGCAGACTCCAGCCTTAAATGATGTGTCTTTAAAGGATAAGCCTGAAGGTGAGGATCGGGAATCAGTTTCCTCCGACATGGTTGAGTCAGACAATGGTTATTTTGCTATCTTCGACGGACATGCTGGTACATTTGCAGCCGACTGGTGTGGGAAAAAGCTGCACCTCATTCTTGAGGACATCATACGCAAGAACCCCAACGCTCTGATTCCTGAAGTCTTAGACCAGGCCTTCACGGCCGCTGATGCACAGTTGGAAAAGCTGCCGCTAAAGAACAGTGGTTGCACTGCAGCTGTTGCAGTCTTACGCTGGGAGGATCGAGCGTCGAATGATCGATCAGCCATCAAGTCCGCTAGGCCGGAAGAGCCTGTTGAAATGGATAAAGCAAAAGATGGAGCTTCGAATGACGAGGCAACCAAAGCTACAAATTCAAAAGGAAAGGGTAGCGGACGACAGAGGGTACTGTATACCGCAAATGTTGGTGATGCCCGCATCATTCTTTGCCGAGGTGGAAAGGCCCTGAGACTTTCTTACGACCACAAGGGCAGTGACGAAGTCGAGGGTAAAAGAATCGCCGCCGCCGGAGGCCTGATTCTCAATAACCGCGTCAACGGCGTTCTGGCTGTAACCCGGGCTCTTGGTGATGCCtacatgaagaagcttgtcaCGGGTCACCCCTATACCACCGAGACGGTCATTCAGGCTGATAGTGACGAGTTCATTATCATTGCTTGTGACGGA ATTTGGGACGTATGTAGTGACCAGGAAGCGGTTGATCTCGTGCGCAATGTTGAGGATCCCATATCGGCCTCGAAGCAGCTTGTTGACTATGCACTAAACCGCTTCAGCACTGACAACCTGTCTTGCATGGTCGTCCGACTGGACCAGAACAAGGAGGCTGCAGTCGAGGTGGAAGGTGCAGCGTCCCAGGTCAGTGAGGCAGACAAGATTGTCAGCGAGACTAAACAAAAGATTGCAGACGGTAGCACGCCCGCCGTCGGTGTATCAGCGACTAGCAACGCGCCCCAATCCGAACCCCCTATAGCTGTTCAAGAAGGGAATTTTGTGCCAACTTCACTGGATGAAGTGGTTACAGAGGAGCCTCCTCATGTTGCAGATCCAAAATCGGATGAGGTCCCTATATTGAATAAGGCGGCTGTTGAAGAGGCCCGCAAGGATAAGCCAGCCGCAGACAAGCCGGCGGAAGAGAAGCCCGCTGGGCAGGCATAG
- a CDS encoding thioredoxin-like protein, which translates to MSTAAQEEFNDLVAKNTYRETLHPEDRDDPDLKNHQDLSEEDVFRNAQIDNAMRMPTVDRLTGAGASEIKLPPVSFDSGRATGVKGVIADARNYEAARKNKWRHRVRTARNSIFGIEAPTPVKSDTESSDDDAKSASDADEEAFLAEWRESRRRELESEASRSVRNRRTSPSVRIYGRLDEVDALGYLDAIEKVGRETTVVVFVYDHECEVSATIESALMPIVKTNPEVHFVKVHYEEIEFDNAAVPAMLGYRNQGDLFANLTGLIEMIPDDETFGTSSLKELLQKHTIL; encoded by the exons ATGTCAACTGCCGCTCAAGAAGAGTTTAACGACCTGGTCGCCAAGAACACATATCGCGAAACCCTCCACCCTGAGGACCGTGACGACCCCGATCTCAAGAACCACCAAGATCTTTCCGAAGAAGACGTTTTCCGTAACGCCCAGATCGATAACGCAATGCGCATGCCTACTGTCGATCGCCTCACCGGCGCTGGCGCCTCTGAGATCAAGCTCCCTCCTGTCTCTTTCGACAGCGGCCGCGCTACTGGCGTCAAGGGAGTCATTGCCGATGCGCGAAACTACGAGGCTGCCCGCAAGAACAAGTGGCGACACCGAGTCCGCACTGCCCGCAACAGCATCTTCGGCATTGAAGCTCCTACTCCTGTGAAGAGCGATACCGAGAGCAGCGATGACGATGCGAAGAGCGCAAGTGATGCCGACGAGGAGGCTTTCCTTGCTGAGTGGCGCGAGAGCCGACGACGTGAGCTTGAGAGCGAGGCCAGCCGATCTGTCAGAAATCGACGAACAAGTCCCAGTGTACGCATCTATGGCCGACTAGATGAGGTCGATGCCCTCGGATACCTCGACGCCATTGAGAAGGTTGGAAGGGAAACCACTGTTGTCGTGTTTGTGTATGATCATGAG TGTGAGGTCTCCGCTACTATCGAGTCAGCACTCATGCCTATTGTCAAGACCAACCCCGAGGTTCACTTCGTCAAGGTCCACTATGAAGAGATCGAATTTGATAACGCTGCTGTGCCCGCTATGCTCGGATATCGAAACCAAGGTGACCTGTTCGCCAACTTGACAGGCCTGATCGAGATGATCCCTGACGATGAGACCTTTGGCACCTCATCGTTAAAGGAACTACTACAAAAACACACTATTCTATAA
- a CDS encoding mitochondrial outer membrane translocase complex, subunit Tom22: MVTLTEVEDEHFQHPQAGPDVEEDDDDYSDTDSEISNESDYDPSEETFAERLYALRDIVPPTTRSWISGKANTIGNAAWSVLSFSGKGAWVLTTSALFFGVPFALSFAEDQQLTAMEQEYNMRQSGSELLTAGSEQSTADQVGAALDGKPAQPSL, translated from the exons ATGGTTACTCTTACCGAGGTTGAGGACGAGCACTTCCAGCACCCTCAGGCTGGTCccgatgttgaggaggacgatgacgactACTCCGATACTG ACTCCGAGATTTCCAACGAGTCCGACTACGATCCTTCAGAAGAGACTTTCGCTGAGCGACTATACGCACTGCGCGACATCGTCCCCCCAACTACTCGCTCATGGATCTCCGGCAAGGCCAACACCATCGGTAACGCTGCCTGGAGCGTTCTCTCTTTCAGTGGCAAGGGCGCTTGGGTGCTCACCACCTCTGCCCTGTTCTTTGGTGTTCCCTTCGCTTTGTCTTTCGCCGAGGATCAACAGCTCACTGCTATGGAGCAAGAGTACAACATGCGACAAAGCGGCAGTGAACTTCTGACCGCTGGCTCCGAACAGAGCACCGCTGACCAAGTTGGCGCCGCCCTCGATGGCAAGCCTGCCCAACCTTCTCTGTAA
- a CDS encoding Ran GTPase-binding protein YRB1, translated as MSASEPTEPKVEETKPEETKPEETKPAEAEKPVTSSSVFSMFGGGAKKEKKEEEERGDNSGSAKAQREAAEAAKGDEEEAPESEDVHFEPVIKLTEKVDTKTNEEAEEQTFKMRAKLFKFVKESSEWKERGTGDVRLLKHKENGKTRLVMRRDKTLKVCANHYIVPEMKLSPNVGSDRSWVWNAAADVSEGEPEAVTLAIRFANAENANNFKDSFMKAQKENEEIFNKAQEAEAPAS; from the exons ATGTCTGCTTCCGAGCCCACCGAGCCCAAGGTCGAGGAGACCAAGCCCGAGGAGACCAAGCCCGAGGAGACCAAGCccgctgaggctgagaagcctgTCACATCCTCGTCCGTCTTCTCCATGTTCGGCGGTGGTgctaagaaggagaagaaggaggaggaggagcgtGGTGACAACTCTGGCAGTGCCAAGGCCCAGCgagaggctgctgaggctgctaAGGGTGACGAA GAGGAGGCTCCCGAGTCCGAGGATGTTCACTTCGAGCCCGTCATCAAGCTGACCGAGAAGGTtgacaccaagaccaacgaGGAGGCCGAGGAGCAGACCTTCAAGATGCGCGCTAAGCTTTTCAAGTTCGTCAAGGAGAGCAGCGAGTGGAAGGAGCGTGGTACGGGCGACGTTCGTCTGCTCAAGCACAAGGAGAACGGCAAGACCCGACTGGTTATGCGTCGCGACAAGACCCTCAAGGTCTGCGCCAACCACTACATCGTCCCCGAGATGAAGCTCTCCCCCAATGTTGGCTCCGACCGAAGCTGGGTGTGGAACGCTGCTGCCGATGTCAGCGAGGGTGAGCCCGAGGCTGTTACTCTGGCCATCCGATTTGCCAACGCTGAGA ACGCCAACAACTTCAAGGACTCCTTCATGAAGGCCCAGAAGGAGAATGAGGAGATCTTCAACAAGGCTCAGGAGGCCGAGGCTCCCGCTTCCTAA